A window from Labrus mixtus chromosome 14, fLabMix1.1, whole genome shotgun sequence encodes these proteins:
- the LOC132988766 gene encoding rho GTPase-activating protein 22-like has product MGLSCFKSWKHDSTGHKGNRDVLASPGSYFFLSNSAGQGDEWLKSLNKGVWIPFTGVFGQRLEETVLYERRYGTRLVPLVVEQCVTFIRDRGLHEVGLFRQPGQASLVKELQEAFDAGERPSFDSNTDVHTVASLLKLYLRQLPEPLVPYRRYQDFLLCGQKMLNDRTRGLGELRNLLHELPVANFNLLNFICQFLNDVQSYSSSNKMSSQNLATVFGPNILRAKAEDPQSIMGGAALVQVLMLELIREHESLFARAPQSISARPPAGSRASPGALRQPHLHPTSCHRQLSLPLIAERSREADRQQAADAQNPSCAYSTAAKSDVPFSQKRLLGHRYTSSHPENCFYPPPSSSHHSDIDYHQDHAHKGPSTANTQTSTTSVQVRDSQPKSLLAWPGRGEADAGFSGSYAVEDRVALPETTSGGSSEAQDDSNLSAYDNLDGSCEREAMAEITGGHFETDNPETCGDEAELEEEAWQTKDSCSSWSSCEVLPLDESRDDADTVSLDMSPKRPKNVPSGQLRDEENNQEDDHEDKNSNEEDDDDDDDDDDVSHPNSPASCLLLSPLSTGSSEVFLPACPPDAPAPEPQSPPRDAQSLLAELQRQMARQKAEYQARIQRLERCNDVLERQVTVLRVSLEKQRRSQSVAEIKIRNMERAKADADLRNTTLEREMELFFQMYGEFKRGGFEGGRGGGSL; this is encoded by the exons ATGGGACTCAGCTGCTTCAAGTCCTGGAAACATGACAGCACAGGGCACAAAg gtAACAGAGACGTGTTGGCCAGCCCAGGCTCGTACTTCTTCCTGTCCAACAGCGCCGGTCAGGGTGACGAGTGGCTGAAGAGCCTCAACAAAGGAGTCTGGATCCCTTTCACAG GGGTCTTCGGTCAGCGTCTGGAGGAGACGGTGCTGTATGAGCGACGTTATGGGACGCGTTTGGTTCCTCTGGTGGTGGAGCAGTGTGTGACCTTCATCAGGGATCGCGGCCTGCATGAAGTTGGTTTGTTCAGGCAGCCGGGGCAGGCCAGTCTGGtcaaagagctgcaggaggcGTTTGATGCAGGGGAGAGACCATCCTTTGACAG TAACACAGATGTCCACACGGTGGCGTCGCTGCTGAAGCTGTACCTCAGACAGCTGCCTGAGCCGCTGGTTCCTTACAGGCGCTACCAGGACTTCCTGCTCTGTGGTCAGAAGATGTTGAACGACCGCACACGG GGTTTGGGAGAGTTGAGAAATCTTCTCCATGAGTTACCAGTCGCAAACTTCAACCTTCTCAACTTCATCTGCCA gtTTCTGAACGACGTCCAGAGTTACTCAAGCAGCAACAAGATGAGCAGCCAGAACTTGGCCACCGTGTTCGGGCCGAACATCCTCCGAGCCAAAGCTGAAGACCCACAAAGCATCATGGGag GTGCAGCGCTGGTCCAGGTGCTCATGTTGGAGCTGATCAGAGAGCACGAGTCCCTCTTTGCGAGAGCCCCCCAGTCCATCTCCGCCCGCCCTCCCGCAGGGTCACGTGCGTCCCCGGGTGCTCTGAGACAGCCTCACCTCCACCCGACATCCTGCCACCGCCAGCTGTCCCTGCCTCTCATCGCAGAGCGCTCCAGAGAGGCTGACAGACAGCAGGCCGCAGACGCACAGAACCCCAG CTGTGCCTACTCGACTGCTGCCAAATCAGACGTTCCCTTCAGCCAGAAGAGGCTTCTCGGCCATCGCTACACGTCCTCCCACCCCGAGAACTGCTTCTACCCCCCGCCTTCCTCTAGTCATCACTCAGACATAGACTACCACCAGGACCATGCCCACAAAGGACCGTCCACTGCAAACACTCAAACCTCTACAACCAGCGTCCAGGTGCGAGACTCACAGCCCAAATCTCTGCTGGCCTGGCCGGGTCGAGGAGAGGCAGACGCTGGTTTCTCGGGCTCTTACGCTGTAGAGGATAGGGTCGCACTACCAGAAACAACCAGCGGGGGCAGCAGTGAGGCTCAGGATGACAGTAACCTCTCTGCCTATGACAACCTGGACGGCTCGTGTGAGCGCGAGGCGATGGCGGAGATCACCGGAGGACATTTTGAAACGGACAATCCAGAAACCTGTGGAGACGAGGCGGAGCTTGAGGAGGAGGCGTGGCAGACTAAGGACTCCTGCTCTTCATGGTCATCCTGCGAGGTACTACCGTTGGATGAGAGCAGGGATGACGCGGACACGGTTAGTCTTGACATGTCGCCAAAGAGACCAAAAAATGTACCTTCAGGTCAACTGCGAGACGAGGAGAACAATCAAGAAGACGatcatgaagacaaaaacagtaatgaggaagatgatgatgatgatgatgatgatgatgacgtcAGCCACCCTAACTCCCCAGCGTCTTGTTTGTTACTCAGTCCTCTGAGTACAGGAAGCTCAGAGGTGTTCCTTCCCGCCTGTCCTCCAGACGCCCCGGCGCCTGAGCCTCAGTCACCGCCCAGAGACGCTCAGAGCCTCCTGGCTGAGCTGCAGCGGCAGATGGCCCGACAGAAGGCCGAGTACCAGGCAAGGATACAGAG gTTGGAGCGCTGTAACGACGTCCTGGAGCGGCAGGTCACAGTCCTGCGGGTCAGTCTGGAGAAGCAGAGGCGCAGCCAAAGCGTCGCCGAGATCAAGATCCGCAACATGGAACGAGCCAAAGCCGACGCCGACCTCCGGAACACCACCctggagagggagatggagcTTTTCTTCCAAATGTACGGAGAGTTTAAAAGAGGAGGATTTGAAGGAGGGAGAGGCGGAGGGAGTCTCTGA